A genomic stretch from Lathyrus oleraceus cultivar Zhongwan6 chromosome 2, CAAS_Psat_ZW6_1.0, whole genome shotgun sequence includes:
- the LOC127119680 gene encoding protein SPIRAL1-like 2 — protein sequence MGRGNSSGGGQSSLGYLFGSGEAPKPATTNAQPPAVHVDDAPPSKPAAAPTAIDPNKPAGINSNSIDGLNTGNFITDRPSTKVHAAPGGGSSLGYLFGGGPGDGK from the exons ATGGGTCGTGGAAATAGCAGCGGTGGTGGTCAAAGTTCACTGGGTTACCTTTTTGGAAGTGGAGAGGCCCCAAAACCAGCAACAACTAATGCCCAACCTCCTGCAGTGCATGTAGATGATGCACCCCCTTCAAAACCAGCAGCTGCTCCTACAGCAATAGACCCAAACAAACCTGCTGGTATCAATAGTAATTCTATTGATGGACTGAACACCGGCAACTTCATCACG GACCGACCCTCTACCAAGGTTCATGCTGCCCCTGGTGGTGGCTCTTCTCTGGGTTATCTATTTGGTGGCGGTCCTGGA